GCAGCACGTGCCAAACTTGTCGGGCGGATTCTGCCGGATACAGACGTTGCTGGCGCAACTTCGGTTGACGTTGCAGACGGCGCCCCCCGGCTTGCCGCCCTTCGCACTGCCGACGTCGGCATACGCGAGCAGGCCAACCATGATTAGAGCCGCGGCAAGTGATCGTTTCATACGAGTCCCCTCTACTGATGGCGGGCCGACCCCGGCGCCCTCTCGCTCGGGACATGCACTGCATATAGCGAGCCATGGGAACGCTGACACGAGGACACGCTGGGTCAGAGGCGATCACGCCCCGGCAGACAGGCCTATGCGGGCTCTTACTGGCTGCCGCGCAGGGCCCGCGTGCGACTTATGCGGCCGCTGCGCGCCCGCAAGCAACGAAAGGCTCGTGCCCGCCTGCAGCGCCTTGGCGCCGTACTCAATGGATGAAGCGAGGCCTGTTCCGAGGAATGAGAACGCGCGCGTGCGTAGTTCGCGCTTTTGACGAAGCACCTGGTGGCCGACTCCCTTCGCGCCGGCTCAGACCGGCAAGGACACCGGCACACCGTTCAGCGCGAAGTACTGATCAAGATCAGGCACGCAGGTGATGGGCGAAGCGACGAGTTGCGCGCCCGTCGCCTGCCTCTTCGCTGGCCCCCGCTCGTTTCCACTGTTCCAGCGGAACGAGCTCAGTTGGCGCCGCTATTGCTGCCGCTGGGCTGAAGGCACGGATCAACCGCAGGACAGCTTCCGTCGCCGAGGCTCGTTCCGCCGTCCGCCAGGCAGCGCGCCAGAGTATGGTTCTCGCATCGGATTTCGTTATTGCCGCCGTTGGGCTCGCAGCACATGACGCCGGTCTCGACCGGAACGACATCGGCACACGTATCGATCGCGCACACGCCTGCACCCTTGTTGAAGCCGCCGGCGGCCGCACAGTCGGACACCGTCTGCGATTCGCACTCGACCTCTCCGCTGAGCGGCGGCTGCACGCAGCACATCACGTCGGGATTCGGTGGAGGCACATCGGCGCACGTCGTCGCGTCGCACGCGCCGCCGGTGCCCTTGGCAACGCCGCCGGCAGCCGTGCAGTCGGTTGCATTGAAGTCTTCGCACTCGACCTCGTCGCCGGCCGGACTGGGCAGGCAGCAAATGCCGTGGGCGATCGACGGCGGAACGTCTCCGCAAGGATTCGGTGAACAGCTGCCGGGCCCCTTGTCGAGACCGCCGAGCTGCTCGCACTCGGCAACCGTATGATCCTCGCAGGCCCACACGTAGTAGGCCGCCACGCAGCATTGCACGTGATCGTCGGGAGAGGGCGGCGCGGCGTTGCACGGGTCGCTTGCACACGAATCCGCCTGCACGACCGACCCGCCGGCTGTCAGGCAATCGGCCTGGCTGCGGTCCTCGCACAGAGGGCCGGAGTTGTCGGGTACGCAGCAGACGACGCTGGCGGCGGGCGGGCGCGCGCTGCCGCACGGATCGGGAAAGCAGGAACCGGCCGCGCTCGAAGTGCCGCCGAGCGCGGTGCAGTCGGCGGGCGTGCGGTCTTCGCACTCGGTGTGCTCGCCGCCTGGAATGCAGCACGCCTTGTCGGTCTCGCTGCCGGCGGGCGCCGCCACGTGGCCGACGAGCACGTCGTCGCCGGTCGCGCCCCGAATTTCGATCGCTTCGCCGCGCGGGTCGAAGCCGAGCACCAGGTTCTCACCGACTTTGCCGGTGCTGAACCGAACGCGGCCGTAGCCCGTGTCATCGGAAGGCAATGTCGCGACTTTGATGCCACCGACCAGCACGTCGTAGCTCGACGAAGGCGCGAGCGACGATGCCTGCACACCGAACCCTCCGCGGGTCGAAGTCCTGACGATGAGTCGCGCGACACCGCCGGCGCCGGGCACGACGCCGGTGCTCGTCAGTGCCGTCTTCGTTTTCACCTTCTCCGCCTGAGCCGCGACCGGCGCGAGAACGGACAAGGCAAGAGCGGCAACAACGACACGCGACAGGGACGACAGGAAACGGTTCGATCGCATTGAGCTTGATCTCCCGGCAAGGCGCGTTTCGAGAGGCGCTTGCCGGCCTTTCTCAATGCAATCGTCAGGCCATCACGAAGGCCCCGGTTTTCCTCGGGTTTTGTCCCAGGAGCGCGCCATCGGCGGGGCATGGGACCCGCTGGCCGGGCCACATGCCCCGGACCGTTCCGTCGCGCCACCGGTGTCGCCGCCGATAGAGAATGCGACGTCGCTCAATCGCTCAGCGCGCAATTCCTCGCCGAACACGCAAACTCCATTTCAGGGGACCCGCGGTTTCGCCGCGACCTCGAAGATCGCGAAGCGCGGGTCGTTCTTCGATTGCCATACCGGCCGCAATATCGATGAAGTCTCATCCGTAGCCGCATACACCAGATCAAAGAATGCGCCTTCCATGGGATACGAAGGCAGTGGCGTCAGCAGCAGATATCGCGCGCCATACTTTGCCAGCGTATCGTCCATCTCGCCGGCGGTTCCGAGCGGCGGATCGGAGGCGCCGTAGTACAGCGAGAGAGCATGAGGCACGAAGGGGCGGATCGTCGGACGATCGCTGTATAGCGCTGTCATCGTGTCCAAGCCGGCCGCCACTACTTCGCCAGGGCGAGTGTGTTGCGACAGCCATTCAAAGGCGGATTGATAGTCACTCCACGCAACAGGCGCATCGGGCATCGTAAAATACGGATAGTGCGATTGACGGCTCACGCTGGAGTATTGCAGGACCATCCAGCCGTTGAGCGAGACCACCATCGCAATCGTCGTTGCCAGTGCGAGTCGGCCGGCGCGTGCCGAAGTACGGAGCGAAACGAACTGGAACACCGTCTCGATGAGCATTGCGACCAGGAACGGCAGGATTGGAACCAGGAAACGATCGGGCGGCCAGGGCCAGAAGCAAACGAGAGCAAGATAGGCAAGCAGCGTGACCGGCAGCAACTCCAATTTGCGGGCTCGAACGGCGACAACCATCCACGGCAGTATCCCGACCGAAAACAATAACCACTGAGGGGAATCGATTCGGCCATACAGCCACCGGGTCGCCGCCTCGAACGCGATCGACGGGAAAGCGACGCCTGACTTCAGAAGATTCTCTACGGGGACAAACATCGACCCGTTGTTGCGCCACCACTCGATGTAGTCGGTATGGTAGCCCAGGATGCTGTCGTGGCCTGCGCTGCCGGCAAAAACCGCCCAGAGGCACCACGGAACCATGACCATGGCTGCACCGGCGGCTACGAATCGCACCGACTTCTGGCGGCGCATCATTGCCAGGACTGCGGCAACAGGTATGGCCACGCCGGCCAGACGACACAGAAACGGGAGCCCGAGCGCGATTCCGCAGGCAAGGTCGCGCGTCGCCGACGAGTCGGACGAGCGCAGTCTCGATTCTGTGGCCCAAAGTGCCGCAACGAGCGCCACCAGAAACGGCATTTCTGAAAGAGTCTGACAGCAATAGAAGAGAACGTTGGGCGATGAAGCGACGATCAGGCCCGCGCCGACGGCAGCTGCGCGGTGACCGATACGAAAATGCACGACGTACAGGTAAGCCATCGCGAGGCCGATCGCCGAAAGCGCAATCGTCATCGCTTGCATCAACACCAGTTGTTCGTCGCGAGAGGACGACGCCATCGCTGCCAACGAAAGAAACGCCGGGTACAGTACCGGATACTTGGTCTGCGCGGGATGACCGGGAAGATTCGTCAGCGTGTAGCCATCGCCGCTCGCGATAGCCCTGGCGGTGATGGAGTAGACGGCGTCGTCGTCAAATACGCCGACGACTCCCGGGATCACCCGCTGGCTCGCGCCCGCCAGGACAGCAATCGCGATCAGGGCCGCACAAGCGGCGTCACGCCAGTCGAGCCTTCGCGGGTTCGACTGCCGCAGGATATCGGGCGTTCCTTTTTGTGCGTCCGGATCCATGGAGAGTTCCTACGAATGGCGTGCGGGAACGCCTCGGCTTTGCGCGCGATTTCCATATCGGGAGGGGCGCGTAGTGGCCAGCACAATCTGCTCGCGAGCTGGCGGTACCACCACCGAGCGCGCTGCGTCTTGACTCGTTGTTTCCCGGCGTAGTAGGCAATTGCATGCTGCGCGGGAGCACCATCGTGGCCGGAGTCGGCCTGCTCGCGTGCCTGGCCGCCGCGCCTCGAGCCACCGCGCAGACCTTCGGTTCCCCGTCCGTCATCAACAGCAACGCCTCCGCCGACACGGCCATCGACGTCACGCCGCAGATTGCGACCGACCGCGCGGGACACTGGGTAGTCGCCTGGAGCGGCGCTGCCAACAGTGTGGCCGTCTCACGCTCGTCCGACAACGGCGCAACCTGGACTCCTCTCGAGGCCATCAATGACGCGTCGACGAGAGGCGGCGCCGTGCAACTGGCCACCGACGGCGCCGGCATCTG
The genomic region above belongs to Candidatus Binatia bacterium and contains:
- a CDS encoding glycosyltransferase family 39 protein yields the protein MDPDAQKGTPDILRQSNPRRLDWRDAACAALIAIAVLAGASQRVIPGVVGVFDDDAVYSITARAIASGDGYTLTNLPGHPAQTKYPVLYPAFLSLAAMASSSRDEQLVLMQAMTIALSAIGLAMAYLYVVHFRIGHRAAAVGAGLIVASSPNVLFYCCQTLSEMPFLVALVAALWATESRLRSSDSSATRDLACGIALGLPFLCRLAGVAIPVAAVLAMMRRQKSVRFVAAGAAMVMVPWCLWAVFAGSAGHDSILGYHTDYIEWWRNNGSMFVPVENLLKSGVAFPSIAFEAATRWLYGRIDSPQWLLFSVGILPWMVVAVRARKLELLPVTLLAYLALVCFWPWPPDRFLVPILPFLVAMLIETVFQFVSLRTSARAGRLALATTIAMVVSLNGWMVLQYSSVSRQSHYPYFTMPDAPVAWSDYQSAFEWLSQHTRPGEVVAAGLDTMTALYSDRPTIRPFVPHALSLYYGASDPPLGTAGEMDDTLAKYGARYLLLTPLPSYPMEGAFFDLVYAATDETSSILRPVWQSKNDPRFAIFEVAAKPRVP